The sequence below is a genomic window from Natronorubrum halophilum.
CTCGGCGGGGCCGGCGAACACCGCCTCGCGCTCGTTTTGGTGGCAGACGAAGACGGAACATCGGTGATCGTCGCCCGACGGGTGTGAGTTTAAATCACAACGCGCTGCCAGTACCGATATGTCACAGGATTGGGTCGCAAGCTCCTTTCGATCGGTTATCGACGAACTCGGACTCGGATCGCTCCTCGAGGACGAGCAGCGCGGGGCGTGTGCCTGCCGCGTCTCCTTCGAGGGCGAGGTGCTGGTAGTCGACGCGGGCGACTGTGACGGCGAACTCGCGAGTTCGGAGCCGTGTCGTCGCACCGTCGTCGACGCGCTCACCGATCGCGAGGCAGCGGGCATCGTCACTCGATCGAACGGAATCGAGCGGCGGTACGGCGATCGAAGCGTCGAACTGCTCGGTGCGGCCGGCCGGTTCGTCGAACTGCTCGGTGATCGCGACGAGCGACTGGCCGAGATCGGCGCTGTGCGTCCGCTCGAGGCCGCTGCGGAGCTGGAGACGCAGATCGGGGCGATCGCGGATATCGCCGTCGAGTCCGGTCTCATTGCCGTCTCGAGCGGGATCGATGGATACGAATCGGCGCTGACATCGACCGTCGGCCTCACCATCGGACACTACTTCGTAGATCGAGACCTCGACGACGAGGCGCGTCTGAAGGGCGTCCGGACGCTCGAGACCGGGAGCGAGGCGCGAATCTACGCGCGGCCGGATAGCGTTCCGCTGTACGTACTCGACGTGGCCGACGGAACGCTCTCCGAAACGGAGCGACGCCAGCTTCTCGAGGGGTACGAGGCTATCGCCGAGGGCGTCGTCGACGGCGATCGTGCGCCATCGCGTGCGATCGAGTACGTCACCGACGAGCCGGCGAATCCGTTGCTGACGAGGGTCCTCTCGAAGCACACGAGCGGCTATGGGATCCTCGAGGATCTGTTCGCGGATCCGCGAGTGACGGACGTCTACGTGACGTCGCCGGTCTCGCGGAACCCGGTCCGGATCGTCGTCGACGGGGAGTCGATGACGACGAACGTACACCTGACGCCGGACGGTGCCCGGGCGCTCGCCTCTCGAGTTCGGCGAACCAGCGGCCGGGCGTTTTCGCGGGCGAATCCGACGGTCCACGCGACGGCCGCTCTCGAGAACGGAACGGGCGTCCGCGTCGCCGGCGTGACCGATCCCGTCGCGGACGGCGTCGCGTTCGCGTTCCGCGAGGAGGCCGACGACAGGTTCACGCTGCCCGCTCTCGTCGCGAACGGCACCGTGCCGGCGGCGGTCGCGGCGTTTCTCTCGGTCGCCGTCGAGCGGAACGCGGCCGCGCTGATCGCTGGCACGCGCGGATCGGGAAAGACGACCCTGCTCTACGAACTGCCCCCGGGCACCCGAACCGTCGTAATCGAGGACACGCCCGAACTCCCGGTGGCTCCGCTGCAGGCAGTCGATCGGGACGTACAAGCGCTGCGGACCGGAACCGGCGACGGGCTGGAGATCACGCCCGACGAGGCGCTCGAGACCGCGCTCAGGCTCGGCGACGGGGCGCTCGTCGTCGGGGAGATTCGGGGCGACGAAGCGCGCGTCCTCTACGAAGCGATGCGGGTCGGTGCGAACGCGAACGCCGTCCTCGGAACGATCCACGGCGACGGTGCCGAGGACGTCTACGAGCGGGTCGTCTCCGATCTCGATGTCGAACCGTCCTCGTTCGGAGCGACGGATCTCGTCGTGACCGTCCAGACACACCGGACGCCGAACGGACGCGAGCGCCGGGTGGCCAGAATCGAGGAGGTGATCGCCAGCGACGACGACATCTGGTTCGAGTCGCTGTACGAACTGGACGGCGAGCGGGCCGCCCCGACCGGACGAATCGATCGCGGCGAAAGCCGGATCGTCGATCGGCTCACCGGATCGAGCGAGGAGTACGCAGCGGTGCGACGGGCGATCGCAGAGCGAACGACGGTGCTCTCGAGGCTCGCCGACGACGGCCGGACGAGTCCGCGCGAAGTCGCCGCAGCGTACGCCGACCGGGGGCGTGAATGAGCGATGGCGGTACTGGCAGCGCTCATTCGGAATCTGGCCGCGCTCTACCCTTACGACGTCGACGGGAGCGACGGCCTCGTCGAGTCGCTCTCGTTTATCGACTCGCCACACGACGACGAGACGATCGTTCGTGCGGGTTACGGGGCCGGTATCGTCGGTGCACTGCTACCCGTGGGGCTGTTGGTGACCTCGGCACCGCTTCCGTTCGTCCTGTTTTTCGTACTCGTAACGCCCGTCGCAGCGGTTCACGCGGTGCACTCGCTCCCGCATCTACAGGCGGCGTTCCGCCGAACGGAAGCGCTCGGCGACACGCCGAACCTTATCGGCCGCGCGGTGTTGCGAATGCAGGTCCAGCCGGCGCTCGAGAGCGCGGTCCGGTTCGCCGCCGAAACCGGGACGGGACCGCTGTCGGACAGTCTCGGCGCCCACGTCGACCGATCGATGGGGACCGCGGAGACGGGGCTGCTGTCGTTCGCCGACGAGTGGGCCGCGTGGTTCCCCGCGTTGCGACGGTCAGCGCACTTGCTCGCGACCGCCCAGGACGCGACGGAGGGCGAGCGAGCGCGAACACTCGACCGGGCGCTAGCGGCCGTGCTCAACGGCACCCGGAATCAGATGGCGGACTTCACCGCCTCGATCCGCGCTCCGACATCCGCGCTGTTCGCCTTCGGGATCATGATCCCGCTGGCACTGATCGCGCTCGTCCCCGCGATACCGATGGTCGGGTTCTCGATCAATATCTGGATCGTCGTCCTGCTATACAACGTCGTCCTTCCCGCGTGTCTCGTCGCCGCGAGCCTCTGGTTGCTCGTCCGTCGGCCGGTCGCGTTCCCGCCGCCGAAGGTCGGTTCCGGTCATCCGAACGTCCCCGATCGGCTCTGGCTGCGCGGGCTGTGGGGGGTGGGTGCCGGCGCGGGCACGTACGCGGTCACGACCCTGGTCGGCCCGGCCCACCTGGCTCCGATCACCGGACTCGGCGTCGGTCTCGGCGTAGGACTCCTGGCGGTCTTCAGCCCCATCCTTCGGGTTCGAAACGACGTTCGTGACGTCGAAGCGCACCTCACCGACGCCCTCTACCTCGTCGGTCGGCAGGTCGCCGAAGGCGAATCCGTCGAATCGGCGATCGAACTCGCGGCCGAGCGCGTTCCCGCCGAGACGGGCGCGGTCTTCGAGCACGCTGCCGGCGTTCAGCGACGGCTTCACGCGGGCGTCGAGGCGGCGTTTCTCGGCGAGTACGGCGCGCTCAGAGCGGTCCCGAGCCCGCGGGCGCGAGGGACGGCCGCACTGCTCGCGATCGCCGCCGACGAGGGGAAACCCGCAGGTCGAGCGATCGTCTCGATGGCCGACCACCTCGAGGAACTCGACGACGTCGAAGCCAGGACCAAACGGAGCCTGCGGGAGGTCACGGGGACGCTCGACAACACGGCAGCGTACTTCGGACCGCTGGTGGCCGGCGCAACGGTCGGGATGGCCGCGATGATGGCGAGCGAAGACATGGCGGGCGCGGACGTCGAGGCCGCCGCCTTCCCGGCCGAATCGCTCGCCATCGTCGTCGGCGTCTACCTGGTTACCCTGTGTTTCATTCTGGTTCCGCTCTCGATCGCCCTCCGGAGCGGGCTGGATCGAGCGCTCTTTGGCTACCACGTCGGACGCGCGCTCGTCACCTCGATGGTGCTGTACGCGGTTACGGTCAGCATCATCGAGCTGGCCCTGTGACGGTGACCGGCCTCGAGCGAACCGTTCGACCGGGACCCGTTCCGACGGGAACTCGAGGACGGCGTATGGAGTGTGATCGGAACCGCGGCCAACGGGACCCGTAGCGGCGACGTCGCGCGTGCAACCGCAGCCGACCGTGTCCATGTTCAAAAGGGAGGACGCGCCACTTCCGGTATGATCGCCATCGCCGGTGCGAAAGGCGGGTGCGGAAAGACGGTAACGACGCTCGGACTCGCGGAGGGACTCGCACGAACCGGAACGCCAGCCGTCGCGATCGATGCCGATCGACAGCTGCCGAACCTGCACGTGGCCGGTGGCGTCGATCGCGAACCGACGCTTGCGACGCTTTCGTCGGACGAAGACGTGCGGGCTATCGCGCAGGTGAGTCCGCGAACGTCGAACGCCGGTATCGTTCCCGCACCGGAGCCCGCCGAAAAACTCGAGATCGAATCGGCGCTCGATCGACTCGAGACCGGTTCGATACAGACGATCGTCGACTGTCCGTCCGGCGCGGGTCCGGACGTCGCCGACGCGCTGTCGGCGGCCGACGGTGTGATCGTCGTCACGACGGACAGCAATCGCAGTCTCGCCGCCGCCGAAACGACGGTGGAGATGGCCCGCCGACTCGACGTTCCGGTGCTCGGGACGGTGCTGAACAGGTGCGAAGCGGTGCCGACGGCCGTCGAATCGTGGGTCGGCGTGCCGGTACTGGGTGTGGTTCCGGAGGCGGAGTCGCCCCTGACGGACGAGGAGACGACGGCGGCCTACGAGGGGATCATCGAGACGCTACGAACACGAAACGCAACCGCCCGGACGCCACCCGCGTACGACGAGGGCCTGCTGCCGACGGGGATCGACGTTCTCGATCGGCGGTTGGGCGGCGGGCTGGCACCCGGTTCCGTCGCGGCACTGACCGCCGAACCGGCCAGTCAGTCGGAGCAACTGCTCTACGAGGCGACCGCCCCTCGCGGAACGCTGTATCTCTCGACCGAACGATCGGCGACGAACGTTCGGCGAGCGATCGAGACCGCGGCCGTCGAGACCGGAAACCCGACCGTTCGTCGCGTCGACGGGGCGGACGCGCTCGAGGAGGCGATGGAAAACGTCCGCAAGCTACCGGACGGAGCGACGCTCGTCGTCGATCTCGCGGACGGACTGGAGCGGCACGATCGATCGGCGTACGTCTCGTTCCTGAACGACCTGAAAGACCGACTGATCGAGAGCGAAAGCGTCGCCCTGTTGCACTGTCTGAACGGGACGGATCGACCGGCGAATCGGACGGCGACGATCCACGCTGTCGACGCCGTTTTCGACCTTCGCACGGTCGAGTCGGGAACCGAGACGACCATCGAACACTACCTGTCGATCCCGAAGTTTCGTCCGGAGGGGGCGCTCACGGAGACGATCGAACTCGCGTTCGACGGACCGGAGTCGGTTCCGATCGAAACGAAGCCGGATACGGAGTGACGACGCGGACGGTCGGTCGTTCAGTGGGGTCGACTCGAGAAGAGAGGGGGATACGGCGTCAGCGAACGCCGATTCGATCGGGGAGACGCTGCTCACAGCGTTCGATCGATCGGGCGACGGATTCGAACGCGTCGATCGCCGCACAGTCCGGATCGACGTCTCGGATCGGCCGCTGCTGTTCCATCGCCTCGTCGACGGCCGATAATTCCTCGATCACCGCGGTCGGGGCACCGAGTTCCCGTACGACGCGATTTTCGAGACGATCGGTCGCGTCGCCTGTCGCCCGGTTGAGGACGATCGACGCGATCGGCGTGTCGAGCGCGAGTGCGATGCGTCAGGTCCGAACGGCGTCGACGAGCGCCGATTCGGTCGGTGCGGTGACCAACACCGACACGTGGGCGCACTCGAGTTGGACGCCGACATCGCGTGCGAGTCCCGCCGGACAGTCGACGACGACGCGACCGCACTCGCGCTCGAGTCGATCGACCACCCGCGGGAGCCTCGCCAGGTTCGATGCGCGGGCACCGGCGAGCGTTCGGCCGCACGGGAGAAAGCGAACCGATCCGATCGGCTCGACCGCCTCGAGCGGGTCCGCCCGCCCCGCGAGAACGTCGTGGAGGTCGGGACCGCTCCCCCGCGGCAGATCCGCCGTTGCGAGATCGGCGTCAACGACGATGGCACCGAGTTCGCGTCCGAGGTTCAACGAGACCGTGGATTTCCCGACACCGCCTTTGCCGCCGCTGACGGCGACGATCATGGCTCCGGCGTGAGGACGGCGGCGGTCGGTGACCACCCGTCTAACGCGGCGAGCACGTCGTCGGACGGCATCGTGTTCTCGTCGGAGGCGCGGGACACCTCGAGAATCTCGAGCGGTGGCTCCGTCGGCGGCGCCGGATCCGCGAAGCCGACGCCGCGACAGCGCCCCGGTTCGACGGTCCCCTCCCAGACGTCCCCGTCCCATTCGGGTTCCGTAACGCCGTCCCGCCGTGGCGGCCACGTCGGACCGTCGAGTCGGCTCTCGAGACGGACCGTCTGTCGGGTCGTCCGCGTGTTCGTGAGGACCGCCGTCACGAACGTTACCCCCGCGCGTCGATCCGTTTCACAGTCGACCTCGATCATGCCGGTATTTCCGGTCCCGCTATCGTATAAAGTCCAACACGTTCGGGCCCGCGTCACCGCCCGAACGTCGATCACCGATCGGCCGAAAACTCACGATAAAGCGCGTAAAACTCACTTCTGAGTTACAATCGATCGCGAAGCCTCGAAACGGTTATCCCCCTCGGTAGTGGACTGCCGGACACATGATTCAGGTCGCGATCAACGGCTACGGCACGATCGGCAAACGCGTTGCAGACGCCGTCGGGCAGCAACCGGACATGGAGGTACTCGGCGTCGCCAAAACGCGGCCGAACTTCGAGGCCGAGACGGCCCTCGACAAGGGGTTTGCGCTCTACGCGGCCGTCGAAGAGCGCGCCGACCGCTTCGGCGAGGCCGGCCTCGAGATCGCCGGTCCCGTCGAAGACATGATCGAGGCGGCCGACGTCGTCGTCGACGCGACGCCGTCGGGAATCGGCGCGAAGAACAAGGAGCTGTACGAGGAGTACGAGACGCCGGCGCTCTACCAGGGCGGCGAGGACGCGTCGCTCGTCGACACCAGTTTCAACGCGCGCTCGAATTTCGAGGACGCCGTCGGCGCGGACCACGTTCGCGTCGTGTCCTGTAACACGACCGGACTCTCCCGAGTGCTCGCGCCGCTGCGCGAGGCGTACGGCGTCGAAAAGGTTCGGGCGACGCTCGTCCGCCGCGGCGGCGACCCCGGCCAGACGTCCCGCGGCCCGATCAACGACATCCTCCCGAACCCGGTCACGATCCCCTCCCACCACGGTCCCGACGTGGAGACCATCTTCGACGACCTCGACATCGACACGCTCGGGATGAAGGTGCCCGCGACGCTGATGCACATGCACAGCCTGAACGTCACGCTCGAGGAGGAAGTCGACGCCGCCGATGTCCGCGAACTCTTCGCCGAGGAGTCCCGACTCTTCCTGATCCCCGAGCGGATGGACATCGACGGCAGCGGGAAACTCAAGGAGTACGCCAACGATGTCGGGCGACCCCGCGGCGACATCTGGGAGAACTGCATCTGGGAGGAATCGATCTCGACCGTCGGCACCGACCTCTACCTCTTCCAGGGGATCCACCAGGAGAGCGACGTCGTGCCGGAGAACGTCGACGCGATCCGGGCGGTCCTCGGTGCAGCCGACGCCCGGGAGAGTATCGAAACGACCGACGAGAGCCTCGGAATCGGCCTGTAACGGGGCCCCGATAGCGAATCCGTGCTTCGGTTTTGCGCCGTTCGAACAACTAGTGACGACAGAAAGTTTTTGGCTCGCGGTCTACTAGAGGTTCGCATGCGCCGAGACGACCGCGACGAACCCTTCGACGACCTGTTTCGCGAGATAGAACGCATGATGAACGAAATGATGAACGGCGCGGACCCCAACGTCGAGTTTAATTCCTCGAGCAACGTCGACACCGGCTTCGGGATGGATACCCACGTGGACATCCACGAGACCGACGAGGAGATCCGCGTGATCGCCGACCTGCCGGGCGTCGAGAAGGACAACATCGAACTCGAGTGCGACGGCAAGACGCTGACCATCTCCGCCTCGAGCGATCACCGGCAGTACGACGAACGCGTCTCGCTGCCCCAGCGCGTCAACGAACACACCGCGTCCGCGACCTACAACAACGGCGTCCTGGAGGTCGTCTTCGACCTCGCAGAACAGTCGTCTGGAATCAGTCTCGAGTGA
It includes:
- a CDS encoding DUF7125 family protein, with translation MIAIAGAKGGCGKTVTTLGLAEGLARTGTPAVAIDADRQLPNLHVAGGVDREPTLATLSSDEDVRAIAQVSPRTSNAGIVPAPEPAEKLEIESALDRLETGSIQTIVDCPSGAGPDVADALSAADGVIVVTTDSNRSLAAAETTVEMARRLDVPVLGTVLNRCEAVPTAVESWVGVPVLGVVPEAESPLTDEETTAAYEGIIETLRTRNATARTPPAYDEGLLPTGIDVLDRRLGGGLAPGSVAALTAEPASQSEQLLYEATAPRGTLYLSTERSATNVRRAIETAAVETGNPTVRRVDGADALEEAMENVRKLPDGATLVVDLADGLERHDRSAYVSFLNDLKDRLIESESVALLHCLNGTDRPANRTATIHAVDAVFDLRTVESGTETTIEHYLSIPKFRPEGALTETIELAFDGPESVPIETKPDTE
- a CDS encoding DUF7857 domain-containing protein — protein: MIEVDCETDRRAGVTFVTAVLTNTRTTRQTVRLESRLDGPTWPPRRDGVTEPEWDGDVWEGTVEPGRCRGVGFADPAPPTEPPLEILEVSRASDENTMPSDDVLAALDGWSPTAAVLTPEP
- a CDS encoding type II glyceraldehyde-3-phosphate dehydrogenase, encoding MIQVAINGYGTIGKRVADAVGQQPDMEVLGVAKTRPNFEAETALDKGFALYAAVEERADRFGEAGLEIAGPVEDMIEAADVVVDATPSGIGAKNKELYEEYETPALYQGGEDASLVDTSFNARSNFEDAVGADHVRVVSCNTTGLSRVLAPLREAYGVEKVRATLVRRGGDPGQTSRGPINDILPNPVTIPSHHGPDVETIFDDLDIDTLGMKVPATLMHMHSLNVTLEEEVDAADVRELFAEESRLFLIPERMDIDGSGKLKEYANDVGRPRGDIWENCIWEESISTVGTDLYLFQGIHQESDVVPENVDAIRAVLGAADARESIETTDESLGIGL
- a CDS encoding type II/IV secretion system ATPase subunit encodes the protein MSQDWVASSFRSVIDELGLGSLLEDEQRGACACRVSFEGEVLVVDAGDCDGELASSEPCRRTVVDALTDREAAGIVTRSNGIERRYGDRSVELLGAAGRFVELLGDRDERLAEIGAVRPLEAAAELETQIGAIADIAVESGLIAVSSGIDGYESALTSTVGLTIGHYFVDRDLDDEARLKGVRTLETGSEARIYARPDSVPLYVLDVADGTLSETERRQLLEGYEAIAEGVVDGDRAPSRAIEYVTDEPANPLLTRVLSKHTSGYGILEDLFADPRVTDVYVTSPVSRNPVRIVVDGESMTTNVHLTPDGARALASRVRRTSGRAFSRANPTVHATAALENGTGVRVAGVTDPVADGVAFAFREEADDRFTLPALVANGTVPAAVAAFLSVAVERNAAALIAGTRGSGKTTLLYELPPGTRTVVIEDTPELPVAPLQAVDRDVQALRTGTGDGLEITPDEALETALRLGDGALVVGEIRGDEARVLYEAMRVGANANAVLGTIHGDGAEDVYERVVSDLDVEPSSFGATDLVVTVQTHRTPNGRERRVARIEEVIASDDDIWFESLYELDGERAAPTGRIDRGESRIVDRLTGSSEEYAAVRRAIAERTTVLSRLADDGRTSPREVAAAYADRGRE
- a CDS encoding Hsp20/alpha crystallin family protein, with the translated sequence MRRDDRDEPFDDLFREIERMMNEMMNGADPNVEFNSSSNVDTGFGMDTHVDIHETDEEIRVIADLPGVEKDNIELECDGKTLTISASSDHRQYDERVSLPQRVNEHTASATYNNGVLEVVFDLAEQSSGISLE
- a CDS encoding secretion system protein gives rise to the protein MAVLAALIRNLAALYPYDVDGSDGLVESLSFIDSPHDDETIVRAGYGAGIVGALLPVGLLVTSAPLPFVLFFVLVTPVAAVHAVHSLPHLQAAFRRTEALGDTPNLIGRAVLRMQVQPALESAVRFAAETGTGPLSDSLGAHVDRSMGTAETGLLSFADEWAAWFPALRRSAHLLATAQDATEGERARTLDRALAAVLNGTRNQMADFTASIRAPTSALFAFGIMIPLALIALVPAIPMVGFSINIWIVVLLYNVVLPACLVAASLWLLVRRPVAFPPPKVGSGHPNVPDRLWLRGLWGVGAGAGTYAVTTLVGPAHLAPITGLGVGLGVGLLAVFSPILRVRNDVRDVEAHLTDALYLVGRQVAEGESVESAIELAAERVPAETGAVFEHAAGVQRRLHAGVEAAFLGEYGALRAVPSPRARGTAALLAIAADEGKPAGRAIVSMADHLEELDDVEARTKRSLREVTGTLDNTAAYFGPLVAGATVGMAAMMASEDMAGADVEAAAFPAESLAIVVGVYLVTLCFILVPLSIALRSGLDRALFGYHVGRALVTSMVLYAVTVSIIELAL